From one Mediterraneibacter butyricigenes genomic stretch:
- a CDS encoding ElyC/SanA/YdcF family protein, with the protein MNDYLLECGIEQARLLMEDKSTTTWENLKFSFGLYGADFLNSDLHGKRWES; encoded by the coding sequence ATGAATGACTATCTGTTGGAGTGTGGAATTGAGCAAGCCAGACTGCTGATGGAAGACAAGTCTACAACGACCTGGGAAAATCTGAAATTCAGTTTCGGTCTTTATGGCGCTGATTTTTTGAACAGTGATCTTCATGGGAAAAGGTGGGAATCGTGA